One region of Dokdonia sp. 4H-3-7-5 genomic DNA includes:
- the fabF gene encoding beta-ketoacyl-ACP synthase II — translation MELKRVVVTGLGALTPIGNNIQEYWEGLSTGKSGCAPITYFDAEKFKTKFACELKNFDALDFFDRKEARKLDRFAQYALVASDEAISDAGIDLDSVDKFRVGVIWGAGIGGLETFQNEVLNFGAGDGTPRFNPFFIPKMIADIAPGNISIKHGFMGPNYTTVSACASSANAMIDAFNYLRLGQCDIIVTGGSEAAVTQAGMGGFNAMHALSTRNDDFETASRPFDATRDGFVLGEGSGALILEEYEHAKARGAKIYAEVLGGGMSSDAYHMTAPHPDGIGVERVMLNCLRDAGLNPEDVDHINTHGTSTPLGDVAELKAIKKVFGDHAKEININSTKSMTGHLLGAAGAVESIAAILAMQHSLVPPTINHTTVDENINPSFNLTLNKAQKREVNVAMSNTFGFGGHNACVLFKKIDA, via the coding sequence ATGGAGTTAAAGCGAGTAGTAGTTACCGGACTTGGTGCACTTACCCCGATAGGAAATAATATTCAGGAATACTGGGAAGGACTTTCTACAGGGAAAAGCGGGTGCGCGCCCATCACCTATTTTGATGCAGAAAAGTTTAAAACGAAGTTTGCTTGTGAACTTAAAAACTTTGACGCTCTCGACTTCTTTGATAGGAAAGAAGCTCGAAAGCTCGATAGATTTGCTCAGTATGCACTGGTAGCTTCAGATGAAGCTATCAGTGATGCGGGCATTGATCTTGACTCTGTTGATAAATTTAGGGTTGGGGTTATATGGGGAGCCGGTATAGGTGGTTTGGAAACATTCCAGAATGAAGTCCTTAACTTTGGTGCTGGAGATGGCACTCCTAGATTTAATCCTTTCTTTATACCTAAGATGATTGCAGATATTGCCCCTGGTAATATCTCTATCAAGCATGGCTTTATGGGACCTAACTATACGACGGTTTCTGCTTGTGCTTCTTCTGCAAATGCAATGATAGATGCCTTTAACTATTTACGTTTAGGGCAATGTGATATTATTGTTACGGGAGGATCTGAGGCTGCGGTAACGCAAGCTGGTATGGGTGGTTTTAATGCAATGCATGCGTTGTCAACTAGAAATGACGATTTTGAAACGGCTTCAAGACCCTTTGACGCAACTAGAGATGGTTTTGTATTAGGAGAAGGTAGTGGTGCATTAATCTTAGAAGAGTATGAACATGCTAAGGCGCGTGGCGCCAAAATTTATGCCGAGGTTCTAGGTGGCGGTATGTCTAGTGATGCTTATCACATGACAGCACCTCATCCAGATGGTATAGGTGTAGAGCGTGTAATGCTTAATTGTTTACGTGACGCGGGACTTAACCCTGAAGATGTAGATCACATCAACACGCACGGAACATCTACTCCTCTAGGGGATGTAGCAGAGCTAAAGGCTATCAAAAAAGTTTTTGGTGACCATGCAAAAGAAATAAATATTAATTCTACTAAGTCTATGACTGGACACCTTCTAGGTGCTGCAGGAGCTGTAGAGTCTATTGCTGCCATCCTTGCGATGCAACATAGCCTTGTCCCTCCTACAATCAATCATACTACAGTAGATGAGAATATAAATCCCTCTTTTAACTTAACGCTTAATAAAGCGCAAAAGAGAGAAGTAAACGTAGCGATGAGTAACACCTTTGGTTTTGGAGGTCACAATGCTTGCGTATTATTTAAAAAAATTGACGCTTAA
- a CDS encoding acyl carrier protein — MSDIASRVKAIIVDKLGVDENEVVTEASFTNDLGADSLDTVELIMEFEKEFDIQIPDDQAENIATVGQAVSYIEEAK; from the coding sequence ATGTCAGACATTGCATCAAGAGTAAAAGCGATTATCGTAGACAAATTAGGAGTAGACGAAAACGAAGTTGTAACGGAAGCGAGCTTCACAAACGACCTAGGCGCTGATTCACTAGACACAGTGGAACTCATTATGGAGTTTGAAAAAGAATTTGATATCCAAATTCCAGACGATCAAGCAGAAAATATTGCGACAGTAGGTCAAGCAGTATCTTATATAGAAGAGGCAAAATAA
- a CDS encoding phosphoribosylglycinamide formyltransferase, producing MKRIVIFASGNGTNAQRIIEFFQDRTDAQVVQVLSNNPRAKVLQRASALDVAAFSFNRKAFYKGDDVLHLLKATQPDVIILAGFLWLFPEKIISAFPDKVINIHPALLPDFGGKGMYGMNVHKAVYAFAKAQHDKNPSQKIYTGITIHKVTPEYDKGDFLFQAKVEVSQEDTPEAIAEKIHQLEYTHFPEVIAEFLS from the coding sequence ATGAAACGAATTGTGATTTTTGCCTCGGGTAACGGTACAAATGCCCAGCGTATTATAGAGTTTTTCCAGGATCGTACGGATGCACAAGTCGTGCAAGTTCTTAGTAACAATCCGCGTGCCAAAGTACTTCAAAGAGCCTCAGCCCTTGATGTTGCTGCGTTTAGTTTTAACAGAAAAGCGTTCTATAAAGGTGATGATGTACTCCATCTTCTTAAGGCTACACAACCAGATGTCATCATTTTGGCAGGTTTTTTATGGCTATTTCCAGAAAAAATAATTTCGGCGTTTCCAGATAAGGTCATAAATATACACCCAGCATTGCTCCCAGATTTTGGAGGAAAAGGCATGTACGGCATGAATGTGCATAAGGCTGTTTACGCTTTCGCGAAAGCGCAACACGATAAAAATCCTTCTCAAAAGATATATACAGGCATCACCATTCATAAAGTAACGCCAGAATATGACAAAGGAGATTTCTTATTTCAAGCCAAAGTTGAAGTAAGCCAAGAAGACACCCCAGAAGCAATTGCCGAAAAAATACACCAACTAGAATACACTCATTTTCCAGAGGTGATTGCTGAGTTTTTATCATAA